A region of Rhizorhabdus wittichii RW1 DNA encodes the following proteins:
- a CDS encoding ATPase (AAA+ superfamily)-like protein, translated as MAKSTRQYVFEGMELLPTALIPFVEKRLENSLKGHWQLEVVQRVQGLKPNSAGDVGWDQQGLLKTMMAFWKDAFATVLGHPERSYVSELLDVRNRLSHNENFTYDDAERALDTMRRMMEAISAGETAEQLSKMRDTILRTKFTELQRNEERRKTQRLEISVETVAGLLPWREVVEPHQDVATGEFQQAEFAADLAKVHSGSAPAEYRDPKQFFSRTYLTEGLSALLVGAAKRLSGTGGDPVVELQTNFGGGKTHSMLALYHMAGTTPVQDLSGLDRLLDEHGLSVPKTINRAVLVGTSRGPQDVLNTEDGRKIRTTWGDLAWQLGGAEAFDMIAENDANGIAPGSNVLEAIFKKFAPCLILIDEWVAYLRQIYKVEGLPSGSFDANLSFVQSLTEAVKASPGTLLVASLPASQIEVGGEGGVEALARLKQTFSRVESSWRPASQEESYEIVRRRLFKEIPGDKFHHRDNTLKQFAKLYRDNANDFPQGCADEDYRRKLEKAYPIHPELFDQLYTSWGSLEKFQRTRGVLRLMAQAIHELWMSADPSVMIMPGSVAVSSPRVEPELLHYLDLTWQSIIAGDVDGTASTPYRIDQSAPNLNRYSATRRVARAIFMGTAPTHQQQNTGLDDKQINLGVVQPGERPAIFGDALRRLTNQAKFMHADLGRYWYSMSASLNRIATDRAAQIENALVMMTIDNELTKYVNGLADHGHFDAVQAAPSSSAEVPDEAGGVRAVVLGVAHPHHGRDGSEALVEAKDILTQRGSTPRVYRNMLVFISADARQLDNLKDAVRGALAWGEIVRDKDRLNLPPSDQRLAETKLAEARETMKTRLKEAWCYLHYPAQESAQADVEWVSGKIPAQDGLLARASKKLLAEEGLLTELGPTRLDRDLQKYIWNGKPHLSLKDLREYLNRYIYLPRLKNEQVLVKAVQAAVTGMLPGPFAYAERWDEKTDAYLGLAIEQAVSAIVVIDSDSVIVRPDVAEVRRPAPAPPGPAGGPEEPGDKSSETGERPTGGVPEQPTAEKRPTRFTGTVMISAERPARDMHQIVEAIVEQLTTLPGGHVKLRLEIDAEIPSGLDRAKVRTLVENATTLGFIEKSVE; from the coding sequence GTGGCTAAGAGCACGCGCCAATACGTTTTCGAAGGCATGGAGCTGCTGCCGACGGCGCTCATTCCTTTCGTCGAGAAGCGACTTGAAAATTCGCTGAAGGGGCACTGGCAACTGGAAGTGGTCCAGCGCGTCCAGGGTCTGAAACCGAATTCCGCAGGCGATGTAGGCTGGGATCAGCAGGGGCTGCTCAAGACGATGATGGCGTTCTGGAAGGACGCTTTCGCAACTGTGCTCGGCCATCCGGAGCGCTCATACGTTTCCGAGCTTCTCGACGTGAGAAACAGACTCTCCCACAACGAGAACTTCACATACGACGACGCCGAACGCGCGCTCGACACGATGCGTCGAATGATGGAGGCGATCAGCGCCGGCGAAACGGCCGAGCAGCTCTCCAAGATGCGCGATACGATCCTGCGCACGAAATTCACTGAGCTTCAGCGCAACGAAGAACGCCGGAAGACCCAACGCCTGGAGATTTCGGTCGAGACCGTCGCGGGCCTTCTTCCCTGGCGCGAGGTGGTCGAGCCGCACCAAGACGTCGCCACCGGGGAGTTCCAGCAGGCGGAATTCGCAGCGGACCTCGCCAAGGTCCACTCGGGCAGCGCGCCTGCCGAATATCGCGATCCCAAGCAGTTCTTCAGCCGCACCTATCTGACCGAGGGCCTGAGCGCCCTTTTGGTCGGCGCGGCGAAGCGGCTGTCGGGAACCGGCGGTGATCCGGTCGTCGAGCTGCAAACCAACTTCGGCGGCGGCAAGACCCACTCGATGCTCGCCCTCTATCACATGGCAGGCACGACGCCGGTGCAGGATCTGTCCGGTCTCGACCGGCTGCTCGATGAGCACGGCCTCTCCGTACCCAAGACCATCAATCGCGCGGTGCTCGTCGGCACGTCGCGCGGGCCGCAGGACGTCCTCAACACCGAGGATGGTCGCAAGATTCGCACGACCTGGGGCGATCTGGCATGGCAGCTCGGCGGCGCCGAGGCCTTCGACATGATCGCCGAGAACGATGCCAACGGCATCGCGCCGGGCTCCAACGTGCTTGAAGCGATCTTCAAGAAGTTCGCGCCGTGCCTGATCCTGATCGACGAATGGGTCGCCTATCTTCGGCAGATCTACAAGGTGGAGGGGCTGCCCTCGGGGTCGTTCGATGCGAACCTTTCCTTCGTCCAGTCGCTGACCGAAGCGGTCAAGGCGAGCCCCGGCACGCTGCTCGTCGCGTCTTTGCCGGCGTCACAGATCGAGGTGGGCGGCGAAGGCGGTGTCGAGGCTCTGGCGCGGCTCAAGCAGACATTTAGCCGCGTCGAATCTTCATGGCGACCGGCCAGCCAGGAAGAGAGCTACGAGATCGTCCGGCGCCGTCTGTTCAAGGAAATTCCCGGCGACAAATTCCACCACCGCGACAACACGCTGAAACAGTTCGCCAAGCTCTACCGCGACAACGCCAACGACTTCCCGCAGGGCTGCGCGGACGAGGATTACCGGCGCAAGCTAGAGAAGGCCTATCCGATCCATCCCGAGCTGTTCGACCAGCTCTACACGAGCTGGGGATCGCTCGAAAAATTCCAGCGCACGCGCGGCGTCCTGCGCCTGATGGCGCAGGCTATCCACGAGCTTTGGATGAGCGCCGACCCGTCGGTGATGATCATGCCCGGCAGCGTCGCGGTGAGTTCGCCTCGCGTGGAGCCGGAGCTGCTCCACTATCTCGACCTGACTTGGCAATCGATCATCGCCGGCGATGTCGATGGCACGGCGTCCACGCCTTATAGGATCGATCAGTCGGCGCCCAATCTGAATCGCTATTCGGCAACCCGGCGGGTAGCGCGCGCGATCTTCATGGGCACTGCGCCGACGCACCAGCAGCAGAATACCGGCCTCGACGACAAGCAGATCAATCTGGGGGTCGTTCAGCCGGGCGAGCGGCCCGCGATCTTTGGTGACGCGCTACGGCGGCTGACCAACCAAGCCAAGTTCATGCACGCCGATCTTGGCCGGTACTGGTATTCGATGTCGGCGAGCCTCAACCGCATCGCCACCGATCGCGCGGCGCAGATCGAAAATGCGCTCGTGATGATGACCATCGACAACGAGCTGACCAAGTATGTGAATGGCCTCGCCGATCACGGCCATTTCGATGCGGTGCAGGCTGCGCCTTCGTCTTCGGCCGAGGTGCCGGATGAGGCGGGCGGCGTGCGCGCCGTGGTACTGGGCGTCGCGCATCCGCATCATGGTCGCGATGGCTCGGAGGCACTGGTCGAGGCGAAGGACATTCTCACGCAGCGCGGCAGCACGCCGCGTGTCTATCGCAACATGCTGGTGTTCATCTCGGCGGATGCGCGCCAGCTCGACAATCTAAAGGACGCCGTGCGCGGAGCGTTGGCCTGGGGCGAGATTGTCCGCGACAAGGATCGCCTGAACCTTCCGCCCAGCGACCAGAGGCTGGCGGAAACCAAGCTGGCCGAGGCGAGGGAGACAATGAAAACCCGCCTCAAGGAGGCATGGTGCTACCTGCATTATCCGGCGCAGGAGAGCGCTCAGGCCGATGTGGAGTGGGTGTCCGGCAAGATCCCCGCACAAGATGGATTGCTGGCGAGGGCCAGCAAGAAGCTTCTTGCCGAGGAGGGCTTGCTGACCGAGCTCGGGCCGACGCGCCTCGACCGCGATCTCCAGAAATACATCTGGAACGGCAAGCCGCACCTGTCGCTGAAGGACCTGCGAGAATATCTCAACCGCTACATCTATCTTCCGCGCCTCAAGAATGAGCAGGTGTTGGTCAAGGCGGTGCAGGCCGCCGTGACCGGCATGTTGCCGGGACCGTTTGCTTATGCCGAGCGGTGGGATGAGAAGACGGACGCCTATTTAGGGCTCGCGATCGAGCAGGCGGTCAGCGCAATAGTCGTCATCGATAGCGACAGCGTCATCGTGAGGCCCGATGTCGCCGAGGTACGTCGGCCAGCGCCGGCCCCACCCGGCCCGGCCGGTGGACCGGAAGAGCCGGGCGACAAGTCATCGGAGACTGGAGAGCGGCCGACCGGCGGCGTACCCGAGCAGCCCACTGCCGAAAAGAGGCCGACCCGGTTCACCGGCACAGTGATGATCTCGGCGGAACGACCGGCGAGAGACATGCATCAAATCGTCGAGGCGATCGTCGAGCAGCTGACCACGCTGCCGGGAGGCCATGTCAAGCTCAGGCTGGAGATCGACGCGGAGATTCCGTCGGGGCTGGATCGCGCCAAAGTACGGACGTTGGTCGAGAACGCCACCACGCTCGGCTTCATCGAGAAGTCGGTCGAATAG
- a CDS encoding endonuclease III / DNA-(apurinic or apyrimidinic site) lyase (TIGRFAM: endonuclease III~PFAM: helix-hairpin-helix motif; HhH-GPD family protein~SMART: iron-sulfur cluster loop) yields the protein MKKADIFEFYRRLAEDDPAPETELNYVNPYTLLVAVALSAQATDVGVNKATGPLFARVTTPQQMLELGEEGLKRHIKTIGLFNTKAKNVIAAAHILVDKYGGEVPQSREALEELPGVGRKTANVVMNTAFGAETIAVDTHIFRVANRTGLAPGKNVLQVELKLEKVTPKPFLQGAHHWLILHGRYICKARKPECWRCPVADLCAFKPKTPAPPPPRAA from the coding sequence ATGAAGAAGGCGGACATCTTCGAATTCTACCGGCGGCTCGCGGAGGACGATCCCGCGCCGGAGACCGAGCTCAACTATGTGAACCCCTATACGCTGCTGGTCGCGGTGGCGCTGTCGGCGCAGGCGACCGACGTCGGGGTGAACAAGGCGACCGGCCCGCTGTTCGCCAGGGTCACCACGCCGCAGCAGATGCTGGAACTGGGCGAGGAAGGGCTGAAGCGGCATATCAAGACGATCGGCCTGTTCAACACCAAGGCGAAGAACGTCATCGCCGCCGCCCACATCCTGGTCGACAAATATGGCGGCGAGGTGCCGCAAAGCCGCGAGGCGCTGGAGGAACTGCCCGGCGTCGGCCGCAAGACCGCCAATGTCGTGATGAACACCGCCTTCGGCGCCGAGACGATCGCGGTCGACACCCATATCTTCCGCGTCGCCAACCGCACCGGCCTGGCGCCGGGCAAGAACGTCCTCCAGGTCGAGCTGAAGCTGGAGAAGGTGACGCCCAAGCCCTTCCTGCAGGGGGCGCATCACTGGCTGATCCTGCACGGCCGCTACATCTGCAAGGCGCGCAAGCCCGAATGCTGGCGCTGCCCGGTCGCCGACCTGTGCGCGTTCAAGCCCAAGACCCCCGCGCCGCCCCCGCCCAGGGCGGCCTGA
- a CDS encoding dihydrodipicolinate reductase (PFAM: dihydrodipicolinate reductase), with protein MTVIGILGANGRMGRAIATVAPELGAGLAGGVDQEGAVFGPHGDAPALAAASDVLVDFSAPSALAGHLDAALAAKVALVVGTTGLQPEHHRLIDDAAARGLAVLQSANTSLGVNILAHLVRETAARLGSDWDIEIVEMHHRHKVDAPSGTALLLGTAAAQGRNATPEALNRFDRIGHGNDRPREEGTIGYASLRGGSVAGDHMVVFATDNERIELGHRAENRAIFARGAVKACLWMAGRPAGRYAMGDVLGL; from the coding sequence ATGACGGTGATCGGGATTTTGGGCGCGAACGGACGGATGGGCCGCGCGATCGCCACCGTGGCCCCCGAACTGGGCGCCGGCCTCGCCGGCGGCGTCGACCAGGAGGGCGCGGTGTTCGGCCCGCATGGCGACGCCCCCGCGCTCGCCGCCGCCAGCGACGTGCTGGTCGACTTCTCGGCGCCGTCCGCGCTCGCCGGCCATCTCGACGCCGCGCTGGCGGCGAAGGTGGCGCTGGTGGTCGGCACCACCGGCCTCCAGCCCGAGCATCACCGCCTGATCGACGACGCCGCCGCGCGCGGGCTGGCGGTGCTGCAGTCGGCGAACACCTCGCTCGGCGTCAACATCCTCGCCCATCTGGTGCGCGAGACCGCGGCGCGGCTCGGTTCCGACTGGGACATCGAGATCGTCGAGATGCACCATCGCCACAAGGTCGACGCGCCCTCGGGCACCGCACTGCTGCTCGGCACCGCCGCCGCGCAGGGCCGCAACGCGACCCCGGAGGCGCTCAACCGCTTCGACCGGATCGGCCATGGCAACGACCGCCCGCGCGAGGAAGGCACGATCGGCTATGCCAGCTTGCGCGGCGGATCGGTCGCGGGCGACCATATGGTCGTGTTCGCGACCGACAATGAGCGGATCGAGCTCGGCCACCGCGCCGAGAACCGCGCCATCTTCGCGCGCGGCGCGGTCAAGGCCTGCCTGTGGATGGCGGGACGCCCGGCCGGCCGCTACGCGATGGGCGACGTGCTGGGCCTATGA
- a CDS encoding Cupin 2, conserved barrel domain protein (PFAM: Cupin 2, conserved barrel domain protein), translating to MVPSDWMFSLESALATLPEGPDGRFAYPIRHGSMRIGVYAPLGIDEQAPHEQDELYIIASGTGTFAKSGERRPFKPGDAIFVEAHALHRFEDFSDDFATWVIFWGPKGGE from the coding sequence ATGGTTCCGTCGGACTGGATGTTCTCGCTCGAATCGGCGCTCGCCACGCTGCCCGAGGGGCCGGACGGCCGCTTCGCCTATCCGATCCGGCACGGCTCGATGCGGATCGGCGTCTATGCCCCGCTCGGCATCGACGAGCAGGCGCCCCACGAGCAGGACGAGCTCTACATCATCGCCTCGGGCACCGGCACCTTCGCCAAGAGCGGCGAGCGGCGACCGTTCAAGCCGGGCGACGCGATCTTCGTCGAAGCGCATGCGCTCCACCGTTTCGAGGATTTCAGCGACGATTTCGCGACCTGGGTGATCTTCTGGGGGCCGAAGGGCGGCGAATGA
- a CDS encoding secreted Zn-dependent protease-like protein — MILSLGLALTAATSAEVPASSPFAGMPNLTFRYYDVEGRTPAQIYASMRARAPQKGDGVAHTAWHIRVGWRQTRRGKTCEVADPITSLSITVVLPRLATTDGVTPEGLAFWERTMHGLEIHEAGHARIAIDHRNDFVKAAAKANCGSIKDVAKRTQERIEDIQEEYDRRTRHGLTQIPRPGETP, encoded by the coding sequence ATGATCCTGTCGCTCGGGCTGGCCCTCACCGCGGCGACGAGCGCCGAGGTTCCCGCATCGTCGCCCTTCGCGGGCATGCCCAATCTCACCTTCCGCTATTATGACGTCGAGGGCCGCACCCCGGCCCAGATCTACGCGTCGATGCGCGCGCGGGCGCCGCAGAAGGGCGACGGCGTGGCGCACACCGCCTGGCACATCCGGGTCGGCTGGCGCCAGACGCGGCGCGGCAAGACCTGCGAGGTCGCGGACCCGATCACGAGCCTGTCGATCACCGTGGTCCTGCCGCGCCTCGCCACCACCGACGGGGTGACGCCGGAGGGGCTGGCCTTCTGGGAACGGACGATGCACGGGCTGGAGATCCACGAGGCGGGCCATGCGCGGATCGCGATCGACCATCGCAACGACTTCGTGAAGGCGGCGGCGAAGGCGAACTGCGGGTCGATCAAGGATGTGGCGAAGCGCACCCAGGAGCGGATCGAGGATATCCAGGAGGAGTATGACCGCCGGACGCGCCATGGGCTGACGCAGATTCCACGGCCGGGAGAGACGCCATGA
- a CDS encoding Silent information regulator protein Sir2 (PFAM: Silent information regulator protein Sir2), with the protein MTDIRNIVVLTGAGISAESGLNTFRGPGGLWEGHRVEDICTPEALARNRALVLDFYDQRRAALATVAPNAGHVALARLDREWQGGLLIVTQNVDDLHERAGAERMLHMHGELMSAFCEHCGHRQRFGGAMLDGTRCGGCGAADTLRPDIVFFGEMPYEMDRIDAALGAADLFVSIGTSGAVYPAAGYVQQARHAGIETLELNLEPSAGSYFFHETRLGPAGELVPAWVEEMLGK; encoded by the coding sequence ATGACCGACATCCGCAACATCGTCGTCCTGACCGGCGCCGGCATCTCCGCCGAGAGCGGGCTCAACACCTTTCGCGGGCCGGGCGGCCTGTGGGAGGGGCATCGGGTCGAGGACATCTGCACGCCCGAGGCGCTCGCGCGCAACCGGGCGCTGGTGCTCGACTTCTACGACCAGCGGCGCGCGGCGCTGGCGACGGTCGCGCCCAATGCCGGGCATGTCGCGCTGGCGCGGCTCGATCGCGAATGGCAAGGCGGGCTGCTGATCGTCACCCAGAATGTCGACGACCTGCACGAGCGCGCCGGCGCCGAGCGGATGCTGCACATGCATGGCGAGCTGATGTCGGCCTTCTGCGAGCATTGCGGCCATCGCCAGCGCTTCGGCGGCGCGATGCTCGACGGGACGCGGTGCGGCGGCTGCGGCGCGGCCGACACGCTGCGCCCCGACATCGTCTTCTTCGGCGAGATGCCCTATGAGATGGACCGGATCGACGCGGCGCTGGGCGCGGCCGACCTGTTCGTGTCGATCGGCACCTCGGGCGCGGTCTATCCGGCGGCGGGCTATGTCCAGCAAGCGCGCCACGCCGGGATCGAGACGCTCGAACTCAACCTGGAGCCGTCGGCGGGGAGCTATTTCTTCCACGAGACCCGGCTGGGCCCGGCGGGCGAGCTGGTGCCGGCGTGGGTGGAGGAGATGCTGGGAAAGTAG
- a CDS encoding GTP-binding protein Era (TIGRFAM: small GTP-binding protein; GTP-binding protein Era~PFAM: GTP-binding protein, HSR1-related; KH, type 2 domain protein; Miro domain protein), which produces MTERCGFVAVVGAPNAGKSTLVNALVGQKVAIVSPKAQTTRTRLIGVAIAGESQILLVDTPGIFAPRRRLDRAMVAAAWGGAQDADLIAFVIDAKTGITHRIGELLDTLAQRREPKLVVLNKVDICSKESLLELAVRLQEKLAPEAIFMVSAATGDGVADLRQTLADRVPEGPWHFPEEQVSDATDRMLAAEVTREQLYLQLHAELPYDSAIETEKYEERRDGSVAIHQQILVARDTQRAIVLGKRGVRLKEIGSRARAELETLLERKVHLFLHVKVAEKWGEDRGLYREIGLDWVD; this is translated from the coding sequence ATGACCGAGCGCTGCGGCTTCGTCGCCGTCGTCGGTGCCCCCAATGCGGGCAAGTCCACCCTCGTCAACGCGCTGGTCGGCCAGAAGGTCGCGATCGTCAGCCCCAAGGCGCAGACCACCCGCACCCGGCTGATCGGCGTCGCGATCGCGGGCGAGAGCCAGATATTGCTGGTCGACACCCCCGGCATCTTCGCGCCGCGCCGCCGGCTCGACCGGGCGATGGTCGCCGCCGCCTGGGGCGGCGCGCAGGACGCCGACCTGATCGCCTTCGTGATCGACGCCAAGACCGGCATCACCCACCGCATCGGCGAGCTGCTCGACACGCTCGCCCAGCGGCGCGAGCCCAAGCTGGTGGTGCTCAACAAGGTCGACATCTGCTCGAAGGAGAGCCTGCTCGAACTGGCCGTGCGCCTGCAGGAGAAGCTCGCCCCCGAGGCGATCTTCATGGTCTCCGCCGCGACCGGCGACGGCGTCGCCGACCTGCGCCAGACGCTGGCCGACCGAGTGCCCGAGGGGCCGTGGCATTTCCCGGAGGAGCAGGTCTCCGACGCCACCGACCGGATGCTCGCCGCCGAGGTGACGCGCGAGCAGCTCTACCTCCAGCTCCACGCCGAGCTGCCCTATGATTCGGCGATCGAGACCGAGAAATATGAGGAGCGGCGCGACGGATCGGTCGCGATCCACCAGCAGATCCTGGTCGCGCGCGACACGCAGCGGGCGATCGTGCTGGGCAAGCGCGGCGTCCGCCTGAAGGAGATCGGCTCGCGCGCCCGCGCCGAGCTGGAGACCCTGCTCGAACGCAAGGTCCACCTCTTCCTCCACGTCAAGGTCGCCGAGAAATGGGGCGAGGACCGCGGCCTCTACCGCGAGATCGGCCTCGACTGGGTGGATTGA
- a CDS encoding RNAse III (PFAM: ribonuclease III; double-stranded RNA binding domain protein) has product MTQSPRSAKARAMNDTALRAWIADTLGHEPRDLALFERALTHGSYGPNHYERLEFLGDRVLGLVAGAWLFELFPDEPEGKLSRRLNAIVSRETCADVGRAIGVATHMKLGKQARDDGAVQSDNVLGDVVEALIGALYLEGGLDAAQAFVRRAWDDRATGQAQAPKHPKSALQEWAAAHRCKPPVYTMGNRSGPHHAPRFTVTVAIPGRAEASAEGSSKQEAETAAAKALLEKLS; this is encoded by the coding sequence GTGACGCAATCCCCGCGATCGGCTAAGGCGCGCGCGATGAACGACACCGCCCTTCGCGCCTGGATCGCCGACACGCTCGGTCACGAACCGCGCGACCTCGCCCTGTTCGAGCGCGCGCTGACCCATGGCAGCTACGGCCCGAACCATTATGAACGCCTCGAATTCCTCGGCGACCGGGTGCTCGGCCTGGTCGCGGGCGCCTGGCTGTTCGAGCTGTTCCCCGACGAGCCCGAGGGCAAGCTGTCGCGCCGTCTCAACGCGATCGTCAGCCGCGAGACCTGCGCCGACGTCGGCCGGGCGATCGGCGTCGCGACGCACATGAAGCTCGGCAAGCAGGCGCGCGACGACGGCGCGGTGCAGAGCGACAATGTGCTGGGCGACGTGGTCGAGGCGCTGATCGGCGCGCTCTACCTCGAAGGCGGGCTCGACGCCGCGCAGGCCTTCGTCCGCCGCGCCTGGGACGACCGCGCCACCGGCCAGGCGCAGGCGCCCAAGCATCCCAAGTCCGCATTGCAGGAATGGGCCGCCGCCCATCGCTGCAAGCCGCCCGTCTACACCATGGGCAACCGCAGCGGCCCGCACCACGCGCCGCGCTTCACCGTCACCGTCGCCATCCCCGGCCGGGCCGAGGCGAGCGCCGAGGGCAGCTCGAAGCAGGAAGCCGAAACCGCCGCCGCCAAGGCGCTTCTGGAGAAATTGTCATGA
- a CDS encoding Flagellin-specific chaperone FliS-like protein encodes MYMSHGYGSPMNGAKLRYQTVDVDSRVEGASPHRLIGILFEELMKALEIMTAAQRAGMTAKAIDRQARASNILLALETSLDYRNGGEIAVNLAKIYREARRLVRLGGRDNQPELVDRARSYLAEIVEAWEAIG; translated from the coding sequence ATGTATATGAGCCACGGTTATGGCAGCCCGATGAATGGGGCGAAGCTCCGTTATCAGACGGTCGACGTGGACAGCCGCGTCGAGGGCGCCTCGCCGCACCGGCTGATCGGCATCCTGTTCGAGGAGCTGATGAAGGCGCTGGAGATCATGACCGCCGCCCAGCGCGCCGGCATGACCGCCAAGGCGATCGACAGGCAGGCGCGCGCGTCGAACATCCTGCTCGCGCTCGAAACCAGCCTCGACTACCGCAACGGCGGCGAGATCGCGGTCAACCTCGCGAAGATCTACCGCGAGGCGCGCCGCCTGGTGCGGCTCGGCGGCCGCGACAACCAGCCCGAGCTGGTCGACCGCGCCCGCTCCTACCTGGCCGAGATCGTCGAGGCCTGGGAAGCGATCGGCTGA
- a CDS encoding flagellar hook-associated 2 domain protein (PFAM: flagellar hook-associated 2 domain protein; flagellin hook IN repeat protein), with product MVTSVGSSILTALGASSIDTSSLVDQLATAAIANKTKALTDRETANTAKISDLANAVNSITTFSSSLSSLISGGSLFTQPTSSNSSIVNVSAVAGSRLSGLSSTIKVERIASAQTLTAAALPGAASPVGLGTMELTVGDKTKTITITSANNSLAGLAQAIKDSGLGVTASIVTDSTGARLVVKGATGEANAFSLKVTSGTTGELDRFAFDPATYDPDAVTGLTLQQQAQDAQIVVDGVTVNKASNSFSDVIPGVKIDLVSASPGTTVSIGSSQPVDSIKQAVSDFVAAYNEMKATLTAMTGTEGSLRSDAGIRALVTKLGGLTSTRLTYASDGSPTTLAEIGVSTNRDGTLSLDSAKLSSVMASNPAAVEAMFNPGQRSDNPLIQITNAVGQVKGGVYTVTNATPGGSGSTAQATLDGGYTLPLGATGVQASFTSAAAGLSFDVLGPVASATITIDLGLQGALDAIKNELTASSGQLTASQTRLDNEKKSISDDKDKLTARDTAYRAQLTAQYTRMQGALSAFSSTQSYLSQQIKLWTNDSSS from the coding sequence ATGGTCACGTCTGTCGGTTCGTCCATCCTGACCGCGCTCGGCGCGTCGAGCATCGACACCAGTTCGCTGGTCGACCAGCTCGCCACCGCCGCGATCGCCAACAAGACCAAGGCGCTGACCGACCGCGAGACCGCGAACACCGCGAAGATCTCCGACCTCGCCAATGCGGTGAATTCGATCACCACCTTCTCCTCGTCGCTGTCCTCGCTGATCTCGGGCGGCTCGCTGTTCACCCAGCCGACCAGCTCGAACAGCTCGATCGTCAACGTCAGCGCGGTCGCGGGGTCGCGGCTCAGCGGCCTGTCCTCGACGATCAAGGTCGAGCGGATCGCCAGCGCCCAGACGCTGACCGCCGCAGCCCTGCCCGGCGCGGCGAGCCCGGTCGGCCTCGGCACGATGGAACTGACCGTCGGCGACAAGACCAAGACGATCACCATCACCTCCGCCAACAACTCGCTCGCCGGCCTCGCGCAGGCGATCAAGGACAGCGGCCTCGGCGTCACCGCCAGCATCGTCACCGATTCGACCGGCGCGCGCCTGGTCGTGAAGGGCGCGACCGGCGAGGCGAACGCCTTCTCGCTCAAGGTGACGAGCGGCACCACTGGCGAGCTCGACCGCTTCGCCTTCGATCCCGCCACCTACGATCCCGACGCCGTCACCGGCCTGACGCTTCAGCAGCAGGCGCAGGACGCGCAGATCGTCGTCGACGGCGTCACCGTCAACAAGGCGAGCAACAGCTTCAGCGACGTCATCCCCGGCGTGAAGATCGACCTCGTCTCGGCCTCGCCGGGCACGACCGTGTCGATCGGATCGAGCCAGCCGGTCGATTCGATCAAGCAGGCCGTCAGCGACTTCGTCGCCGCCTATAACGAGATGAAGGCGACGCTCACCGCGATGACCGGCACCGAAGGGTCGCTGCGCAGCGACGCCGGCATCCGCGCGCTCGTCACCAAGCTCGGCGGACTCACCTCGACCCGGCTCACCTATGCCAGCGACGGCAGCCCGACGACGCTGGCCGAGATCGGCGTGTCGACCAACCGCGACGGCACGCTCTCGCTCGACAGCGCCAAGCTGTCCTCGGTGATGGCGAGCAACCCGGCCGCGGTCGAGGCGATGTTCAACCCCGGCCAGCGCAGCGACAATCCGCTGATCCAGATCACCAATGCGGTCGGCCAGGTGAAGGGCGGCGTCTACACCGTCACCAACGCCACCCCGGGCGGCTCCGGCAGCACCGCGCAGGCGACGCTCGACGGCGGCTATACGCTGCCGCTCGGCGCCACCGGCGTCCAGGCGTCGTTCACCTCGGCGGCCGCCGGCCTGTCGTTCGACGTGCTCGGCCCGGTCGCCAGCGCGACGATCACCATCGACCTCGGCCTGCAAGGCGCGCTCGATGCGATCAAGAACGAGCTGACCGCCTCGTCCGGCCAGCTCACCGCCTCGCAGACCCGGCTCGACAACGAGAAGAAGTCGATCTCCGACGACAAGGACAAGCTGACCGCCCGCGACACCGCCTACCGCGCCCAGCTCACCGCCCAATATACCCGCATGCAGGGCGCGCTGTCCGCCTTCTCGTCGACGCAGAGCTATCTGAGCCAGCAGATCAAGCTCTGGACCAACGACAGCAGCAGCTAA